From the genome of Hyperolius riggenbachi isolate aHypRig1 chromosome 9, aHypRig1.pri, whole genome shotgun sequence, one region includes:
- the LOC137532485 gene encoding protein ABHD14A-like, whose product MGLGRHKFVLLLLVLSISVLLYLLLPSSKPEQEEPKAEVPRSDPQDNMNITIRTATLSGDWPTFYREAIPRSVLEGGPPERFTVLLLHGRSFTSKTWEDLGTLQILSEHGYRAVAVDLPGYGQSLQAQPMSSEKGRMDYMLHLIESLGTRQLVLISPSMSGLFTLPILLQNPNRLRGFVPIAPVGTKGFKPQQYKQIQVPTLIVYGTLDTNLGMQSLESLQLLPNHTLSPLKGAGHACYMDRPEEFHSALLMFLSKL is encoded by the exons ATGGGTTTGGGAAGGCATAAATTTGTGCTCTTGCTTCTGGTTCTGTCCATATCTGTCCTGCTTTACCTCCTTCTGCCATCTTCTAAGCCAGAACAAGAGGAGCCCAAAGCTGAGGTCCCACGCTCTGACCCCCAGGACAACATGAACATCACCATAAGGACCGCCACCCTGTCCGGAGACTGGCCCACCTTCTACCGGGAAGCCATACCGCGCAGCGTGCTGGAAGGGGGTCCGCCAGAGAG GTTCACAGTGCTCCTCTTACATGGCCGTTCTTTCACCTCCAAGACATGGGAAGATCTGGGAACGCTGCAGATCCTCTCGGAGCACGGATATCGGGCTGTGGCGGTGGACTTGCCAG gCTATGGCCAATCGCTTCAGGCCCAGCCGATGTCCTCAGAGAAGGGGCGTATGGATTACATGTTGCATCTCATTGAGTCACTGGGAACCCGCCAGCTAGTTCTCATCAGTCCATCTATGAGTGGCCTCTTCACCTTACCGATCCTCCTACAGAACCCCAACCGCCTCCGAGGATTCGTACCCATCGCCCCTGTCGGGACAAAAGGCTTCAAACCACAACAGTACAAGCAAATCCAG GTTCCCACCCTGATTGTATATGGAACACTGGACACCAATCTGGGCATGCAATCCCTTGAAAGCCTGCAACTTCTGCCCAATCACACGCTCAGcccactgaaaggggcggggcatGCATGCTACATGGACAGACCAGAGGAATTTCACAGCGCTCTGCTCATGTTTCTCAGTAAACTTTAA